A genomic stretch from Flavobacterium humidisoli includes:
- a CDS encoding NAD(P)H-dependent oxidoreductase, translated as MKKIFIINGGQKFAHSGGKFNKTVQDWTIEFLSKNSEYEIKTTHIEDNIDLQEEVEKFVWADLIIYHTPVWWFQLPNLFKKYIDDVFTQGHNNGIYKSDGRSRVDPDINYGTGGLLHGRKYMLTTSWNAPATAFTLPGEFFDQTSVDDGVMFGFHKMNKFTGMEKIDGFHFHDVEKGATPENIIIFKEQYTKHLEQTFKNL; from the coding sequence ATGAAAAAAATATTTATAATCAACGGCGGACAAAAATTCGCGCATTCAGGCGGAAAATTCAATAAAACAGTTCAAGATTGGACCATTGAATTTCTTTCTAAAAACAGCGAATATGAAATAAAAACAACTCATATAGAAGACAATATCGATCTTCAGGAGGAAGTAGAAAAATTCGTTTGGGCAGATTTAATCATCTATCACACACCCGTTTGGTGGTTTCAATTACCAAATCTTTTCAAAAAATACATCGATGATGTTTTCACACAAGGACATAACAACGGAATTTACAAAAGCGACGGAAGAAGCCGCGTAGATCCAGATATCAATTACGGAACTGGCGGACTTTTACACGGACGAAAATACATGCTTACCACAAGCTGGAATGCTCCTGCAACAGCATTTACGCTTCCCGGAGAATTCTTCGATCAGACTTCTGTTGATGATGGCGTAATGTTTGGTTTTCACAAAATGAACAAATTTACTGGAATGGAAAAAATAGACGGATTCCATTTTCATGATGTAGAAAAAGGGGCAACACCAGAAAATATTATTATCTTTAAAGAACAATACACCAAACATTTAGAGCAAACTTTTAAAAACTTATAA
- a CDS encoding putative quinol monooxygenase, which translates to MISITAILKSKPEHLGEIKTMLNHLVTETRKEAACIRYDLHTSDNVFILWEEWKDQPGLDLHNTQSYLQEFIKKTEALVASPIQVYKTAQIL; encoded by the coding sequence ATGATTTCGATTACCGCAATTTTAAAAAGCAAACCCGAACATTTAGGTGAAATTAAAACTATGCTTAACCATCTAGTTACCGAAACAAGAAAAGAAGCAGCCTGTATTCGCTACGATTTGCACACTTCTGACAATGTTTTTATCCTTTGGGAAGAATGGAAAGATCAGCCGGGATTAGATCTTCATAACACTCAATCCTACTTACAGGAATTTATCAAAAAAACAGAAGCCTTAGTGGCAAGCCCAATTCAGGTTTATAAAACAGCTCAGATTTTATAA
- a CDS encoding DUF3291 domain-containing protein: MSNYHLAEINIAKMKGVDINDPIMKEFVDNLDLVNTLAEKSEGFVWRLKDDTDNATSLNPYNDEQIIINVSVWENIETLEHYMYKTFHSEFLRRRKEWFQKFGKAHTAMWWIPKGHSPTLEEAVEKLDYLQQNGASELVFDLRTKFPAPKQTV, from the coding sequence ATGAGTAATTACCATCTTGCCGAAATTAATATTGCGAAAATGAAAGGAGTCGATATTAACGATCCCATCATGAAAGAATTTGTAGATAATTTAGACCTCGTAAATACTTTAGCCGAAAAAAGTGAAGGTTTTGTCTGGAGATTAAAAGACGATACTGACAATGCCACAAGTCTGAATCCGTACAATGACGAACAAATTATCATCAATGTTTCGGTTTGGGAAAACATTGAAACACTAGAGCATTATATGTACAAAACCTTCCACAGCGAATTTCTAAGACGTCGCAAAGAATGGTTTCAGAAATTTGGAAAAGCCCACACCGCTATGTGGTGGATTCCAAAAGGACATAGTCCAACTCTTGAAGAAGCAGTTGAAAAATTAGATTATTTACAGCAAAATGGAGCTTCGGAGTTAGTTTTTGATCTTAGAACTAAATTTCCTGCTCCAAAACAAACCGTATAG
- a CDS encoding class I SAM-dependent methyltransferase, which yields MKKSTIEEIKERFDNDVERFSNLETGQVATIDATISLELITEASKRIVPNAATVLDVGCGAGNYTLKMLSKVPNLSCTLVDLSLPMLDKAFERVSAETNGKVVVKQGDIREIDLEENSFDIILAGAVLHHLRDDQDWETTFTKLFKLLKPGGCLMISDLITQDTELLNEYTWQRYGEYLEGIGGVEYRQKVLDYIEKEDSPRSMNYQLDLMKKIGFSKVEILHKNMCFGAFGGIK from the coding sequence ATGAAAAAATCAACTATTGAAGAAATCAAGGAAAGATTTGACAATGATGTCGAACGATTTTCAAATTTAGAAACAGGTCAAGTGGCAACAATCGATGCTACTATTTCTTTAGAATTAATAACCGAAGCTTCAAAACGAATTGTTCCTAATGCTGCAACTGTTTTAGATGTGGGATGCGGTGCTGGGAATTATACTTTAAAGATGTTGTCTAAAGTGCCAAACTTAAGCTGTACTTTGGTCGATTTGAGTTTGCCGATGTTAGACAAAGCTTTTGAAAGAGTCTCAGCAGAAACAAACGGAAAAGTTGTTGTGAAGCAAGGGGATATTAGAGAAATAGATTTAGAAGAAAACAGTTTTGACATTATTTTAGCTGGTGCTGTTTTGCATCATTTGAGAGACGATCAAGATTGGGAAACAACTTTTACTAAATTATTTAAATTATTGAAACCAGGCGGATGTTTAATGATTTCTGATTTAATAACGCAAGATACAGAATTATTGAATGAGTATACTTGGCAACGTTATGGAGAATATTTGGAAGGAATAGGAGGGGTAGAGTACCGTCAGAAAGTTTTAGATTATATTGAGAAAGAAGATTCGCCAAGATCAATGAACTATCAATTGGATTTAATGAAAAAAATAGGTTTTTCAAAAGTCGAAATTTTGCATAAGAATATGTGTTTCGGGGCTTTTGGAGGTATAAAGTAA
- a CDS encoding LysR family transcriptional regulator, translating into MELRHLKYFLAVAEELNFTKASEKLFISQPPLSRQIAELEQELQAKLFIRNNKKVELTEAGKYFEKEIKELFQNLERISTKTKKIAENVSGEFRIAYISSIYSSVISDLIKHLKAQFPYVNFKLFEVSTTKQIDALEKGKIEMGIIRSPIHSPKIKSHLWFKDGFSLVYNKNTIQIKSENDILQLKDETFVFFNKDYAPHYHEVLLELCAFYGFSPKIIHEANNINSIVQLVKNGLGISIVPSNIAKNNPVSEIGFIELKKVNLFTNVSIITAKEDESEITRSAVAFLLAQRR; encoded by the coding sequence ATGGAATTACGTCACTTAAAATATTTTTTGGCTGTAGCCGAAGAACTGAACTTTACCAAAGCATCGGAAAAACTGTTTATTTCACAGCCACCGCTGAGCCGTCAAATTGCTGAATTGGAACAAGAACTTCAGGCAAAGCTTTTCATTCGAAACAATAAAAAAGTCGAATTAACCGAAGCTGGAAAATATTTTGAAAAAGAAATAAAAGAACTTTTTCAGAATTTGGAACGTATTTCTACTAAAACAAAAAAGATCGCAGAAAACGTGTCGGGCGAGTTCAGAATTGCTTATATCAGTTCGATTTATTCATCTGTTATTTCAGATTTAATCAAACATTTGAAAGCGCAGTTTCCATATGTCAATTTCAAACTTTTTGAAGTTTCAACAACAAAACAAATCGATGCTTTAGAAAAAGGAAAAATCGAAATGGGAATTATCCGATCACCTATTCATTCACCTAAAATAAAATCGCATTTATGGTTTAAAGATGGCTTTTCTTTAGTTTACAATAAAAACACGATTCAAATAAAATCAGAAAATGATATTTTGCAACTGAAAGATGAAACGTTTGTTTTCTTCAATAAAGATTACGCACCGCATTACCACGAAGTTCTATTGGAACTTTGTGCATTTTATGGCTTTTCGCCGAAGATTATTCACGAAGCGAATAATATTAATTCGATAGTGCAATTGGTGAAAAACGGTTTAGGAATTTCGATTGTTCCGTCAAACATTGCTAAAAATAATCCCGTTTCGGAGATTGGTTTTATCGAATTGAAAAAAGTTAATTTATTTACGAATGTTTCAATTATCACTGCAAAGGAAGATGAATCCGAAATTACAAGATCAGCTGTTGCGTTTTTATTGGCGCAAAGGCGCTAA
- a CDS encoding DUF2130 domain-containing protein, translated as MAEQSSIQCPNCGTPIDVNDVLKHQLEDSIRKEFQQKASIQNREIELKNEQFEKAKAEFEAKKKQENELFAERLERERKIAEKEISEKLKIKLEEENKDRLLLMEKELSEKSEKIRELNKMEGEIAKLQREKLEMKDAIQAEAEKQLNAQLTLEREKIRKQEDDKNELKFKELQKQLEEQKKLTEEMKRKQEQGSMQLQGEVMELAIEEWLANNFPLDSIDEVKKGANGADCLQIVNTREHQNCGSIYYESKRTKAFQPSWIEKFKNDIRTKRANIGVLVTEVMPNGMERMGMRDGIWICTYEEFKGLSAVLRQSLIQINQAVQAQENKGDKMSMLYDFLTSNEFRLQIEGIVEGFTQMQSDLDSEKRAMQRIWKQREKQIEKVVHNTLGMYGSIRGIAGNAVQSVKALELDFIEEESENEEDPKELFE; from the coding sequence ATGGCCGAGCAATCTTCAATTCAGTGTCCAAACTGCGGAACTCCTATCGATGTCAATGATGTTTTAAAACATCAGTTGGAAGACAGCATCCGTAAAGAATTTCAACAAAAAGCCAGTATTCAAAACCGTGAAATTGAGCTTAAAAACGAACAGTTTGAAAAAGCTAAAGCAGAATTTGAAGCCAAGAAAAAACAAGAAAACGAACTTTTTGCTGAGCGTTTGGAGCGAGAAAGAAAAATAGCCGAAAAAGAAATTTCTGAAAAGCTTAAAATCAAACTTGAGGAAGAAAATAAAGACCGTTTGCTTTTGATGGAAAAAGAACTCTCAGAAAAATCAGAAAAAATCAGGGAATTAAATAAAATGGAAGGTGAAATCGCAAAACTACAACGCGAGAAACTGGAAATGAAAGATGCAATCCAAGCTGAAGCTGAAAAGCAGTTAAATGCACAACTGACTTTGGAGCGAGAAAAAATCAGAAAACAAGAAGACGATAAAAACGAGCTTAAATTTAAAGAACTTCAGAAACAGCTGGAAGAACAAAAAAAGCTGACCGAAGAAATGAAACGCAAGCAGGAACAAGGTTCTATGCAATTGCAGGGTGAAGTAATGGAATTAGCCATAGAAGAATGGCTGGCCAATAATTTTCCATTAGACAGCATTGACGAAGTTAAAAAAGGTGCAAATGGGGCCGACTGCCTACAGATTGTAAATACCCGAGAACATCAAAACTGTGGTTCTATTTATTACGAAAGCAAAAGAACAAAAGCCTTTCAGCCTTCATGGATTGAGAAATTCAAAAACGACATCAGAACCAAAAGAGCCAATATCGGGGTTTTGGTTACCGAAGTAATGCCAAACGGCATGGAAAGAATGGGTATGAGAGACGGAATCTGGATTTGTACGTATGAAGAATTTAAAGGTTTAAGCGCTGTTTTGCGTCAGTCCTTAATTCAGATCAATCAAGCGGTTCAGGCACAGGAAAACAAAGGCGATAAAATGTCTATGTTATATGATTTCCTTACAAGCAATGAATTCCGTTTGCAGATTGAAGGAATTGTAGAAGGTTTTACCCAAATGCAAAGCGATCTGGACTCTGAAAAAAGAGCTATGCAAAGAATCTGGAAACAGCGCGAAAAACAAATCGAAAAAGTGGTTCACAATACTTTAGGAATGTACGGTTCAATTCGTGGTATTGCAGGAAATGCAGTTCAAAGTGTAAAAGCTTTAGAGCTGGATTTTATTGAAGAAGAATCAGAAAATGAAGAAGATCCTAAGGAATTGTTTGAGTAA
- a CDS encoding META domain-containing protein, translated as MKRILMLLIAMVLVCSCKSTKETQTTTSSSEGLVEKKLQQTWILENLNGKVITNKDFSNSPKIVITPSAFSGSTGCNAVKGNLVSKGDGKIQFSNFTTETKKCDAKKEGEFTQLLKTTSGYSIKDNKLFLSNQFGLTMSFKKG; from the coding sequence ATGAAAAGGATTTTAATGTTATTAATTGCAATGGTATTAGTTTGCAGTTGTAAATCGACTAAAGAAACACAAACAACCACTTCTAGTAGTGAAGGCTTAGTTGAAAAGAAATTACAGCAAACTTGGATTTTGGAAAACTTAAACGGAAAAGTTATTACCAATAAAGATTTTTCAAATTCTCCGAAAATTGTAATTACGCCATCTGCATTTTCTGGATCGACAGGATGTAATGCTGTAAAGGGCAATCTGGTTTCAAAAGGTGATGGGAAAATTCAATTTTCAAATTTCACAACAGAAACTAAAAAGTGTGATGCAAAAAAAGAAGGTGAGTTTACGCAGTTGTTAAAAACAACATCGGGTTATTCTATTAAGGATAATAAACTTTTCCTTTCAAACCAATTTGGACTAACAATGTCTTTTAAAAAGGGTTAA
- a CDS encoding META domain-containing protein, with translation MKKILSILVLSFLMIGCKTAANKESAGTSSVSSTEEDLKYYFKGTGNEPFWGIKIGNEEIVFTSLIPGKEKITFPSVDAIRAMDANVKMYKVSNETASATTTIQQLDCQDSMSGAISPYSVRVEIKNNSELEIKKLSGCGKYLTDYRLDDIWVLEELNGYKVFATDFQKEFPRIEINSAENRFMGYGGCNSISGQIFFEKDLLRFTKVISTLMACPQGNKEGEFLKALQSTTTYSIGNNQLTLSNPSGKLAVFKKVD, from the coding sequence ATGAAAAAAATACTTTCAATACTGGTATTGTCATTTTTAATGATAGGCTGTAAAACGGCAGCAAATAAAGAATCTGCTGGAACAAGTTCAGTAAGTTCTACGGAGGAAGATTTGAAATATTATTTTAAAGGAACTGGAAACGAACCCTTTTGGGGAATCAAAATAGGGAATGAGGAAATCGTTTTTACATCATTAATTCCTGGGAAAGAAAAAATCACTTTTCCATCAGTTGATGCGATTAGGGCTATGGATGCCAATGTAAAAATGTACAAAGTAAGCAATGAAACTGCTTCGGCTACGACTACGATTCAGCAGTTGGATTGCCAGGATTCTATGTCAGGCGCAATTTCGCCTTATAGTGTAAGAGTTGAAATTAAGAACAACTCAGAATTAGAAATAAAGAAGCTAAGCGGTTGCGGAAAATATCTTACCGATTATCGTCTTGATGATATTTGGGTACTAGAAGAATTAAATGGCTATAAAGTTTTTGCAACCGATTTTCAAAAGGAATTTCCAAGAATCGAAATTAATTCAGCAGAAAACAGATTTATGGGATATGGCGGTTGCAATTCTATATCCGGGCAAATCTTTTTTGAGAAAGATCTTTTACGTTTTACTAAAGTAATTTCAACTTTAATGGCTTGTCCGCAAGGAAATAAAGAGGGGGAGTTTTTGAAAGCTTTACAAAGCACCACAACATATTCTATTGGGAACAATCAATTGACTTTGTCCAATCCTTCTGGGAAATTGGCTGTTTTTAAGAAAGTAGATTAG
- the nirB gene encoding nitrite reductase large subunit NirB, with the protein MIRVIVVGNGMVGYKFCEKFVAKSRQEKYQITVFGEEPRRAYDRVHLSEYFGGKTADDLSLSTSEWYAENNITLNTSELITDINRDAKTIHTHLNKTHTYDYLVLATGSSAFVPPIEGVEKEGVFVYRTIEDLDAIMAYARKIKQKGATEAAVLGGGLLGLEAAKAVRDLGLNPHVVEFAPRLMPRQLDQGASDMLQSKIEELNIGIHLNKATQYIDGKESITGMMFANDELLKVDMLVISAGIKPRDELARVSGLEVGVRGGIVVNNQMRTSDPSIFAIGEAALYNQNIYGLVAPGYEMADVAAEQILNGDKTMRETIDMSTQLKLIGVEVASFGDPFVENIDVTAIIYENKLSGVYKRINVTKDSKKLLGGILVGDASDYNSLFQIYINEMALPKNPEDLILGSRDGSEGSSLGSVMDLPDTAVICSCENVTKGSICCKILDESCATLSDVVKATKATSGCGGCKPMVSDLVKATQKSLGKEVKEVICEHFSYTRQELFDLVKINKYENFYDVLDHHGKGDGCEICKPVVASIFSSIYNDTANKHVTTQDTNDRFLANIQRNGTYSVVPRVAGGEITAEKLIVIGEVAKQFDLYTKITGAQRVDLFGAHLSDLPKIWKILIDNGFESGHAYGKSLRAVKSCVGNAWCRYGMDDSAGFAIELENRYKGIRSPHKLKGGVSACIRECAEARGKDFGLIAVEGGWNLYIAGNGGANPKHAVLLAEKIDKETVIKYMDRFLMYYIRTAGPLIRTSTWLEKLDGGLDYLKEVIIEDSLGICETLEAEMQTLVNTFECEWKQVLEKPRLLKRFNHFINSDEKDDNAVFVPLRDQKAPKAWS; encoded by the coding sequence ATGATTAGAGTAATAGTAGTTGGAAACGGCATGGTTGGTTATAAATTTTGCGAAAAGTTCGTTGCAAAATCTAGACAAGAAAAGTATCAAATCACAGTATTTGGTGAAGAACCAAGGCGAGCTTATGATCGCGTTCACTTAAGCGAGTACTTTGGAGGCAAAACAGCAGATGATTTATCTCTATCAACAAGTGAATGGTACGCTGAAAATAACATTACTCTAAATACATCAGAATTAATTACAGATATTAATCGTGATGCAAAAACAATTCATACACACTTAAACAAAACACATACGTACGACTACTTAGTTTTAGCTACAGGATCTTCTGCTTTTGTTCCTCCAATTGAAGGAGTAGAAAAAGAAGGCGTTTTTGTATACAGAACTATTGAAGATCTAGATGCGATTATGGCATACGCCAGAAAAATTAAACAAAAAGGCGCAACCGAAGCGGCAGTTTTAGGCGGAGGATTATTAGGACTTGAAGCAGCAAAAGCTGTTAGAGATTTAGGGTTAAATCCGCATGTGGTGGAATTTGCACCTCGTTTGATGCCGAGACAATTGGATCAAGGCGCAAGCGATATGCTTCAGTCAAAAATAGAAGAATTAAACATCGGAATTCATCTTAACAAAGCAACGCAATATATTGACGGAAAGGAAAGTATAACCGGAATGATGTTTGCAAACGACGAATTGTTAAAAGTAGACATGTTAGTTATATCTGCCGGAATTAAACCTCGCGACGAACTGGCAAGAGTATCAGGGCTTGAAGTTGGTGTACGAGGCGGAATTGTGGTAAACAATCAAATGCGAACATCGGATCCTTCTATTTTTGCGATTGGCGAAGCGGCATTGTACAATCAAAACATTTACGGACTTGTTGCTCCAGGTTATGAAATGGCTGATGTAGCTGCCGAACAAATCTTAAATGGTGACAAAACCATGAGAGAAACCATCGATATGTCAACACAATTGAAATTAATTGGAGTTGAAGTGGCAAGCTTTGGTGATCCTTTTGTTGAAAATATTGACGTTACAGCTATTATTTACGAAAATAAACTAAGCGGAGTTTATAAAAGAATTAACGTTACTAAAGACTCTAAAAAACTATTAGGCGGAATTCTAGTCGGCGATGCTAGCGACTATAATTCACTTTTCCAGATTTACATCAACGAAATGGCATTGCCTAAAAATCCTGAAGATTTGATTTTAGGTTCCCGTGACGGTTCTGAAGGTTCTTCTTTAGGAAGCGTAATGGATTTGCCAGATACTGCTGTAATCTGCTCTTGCGAAAACGTAACGAAAGGTTCTATTTGTTGTAAAATTCTAGACGAATCTTGTGCTACACTTTCAGATGTTGTAAAAGCAACAAAAGCGACTTCTGGTTGTGGAGGCTGTAAACCAATGGTTTCAGATTTGGTAAAAGCGACCCAAAAATCACTTGGAAAAGAAGTAAAAGAAGTTATCTGCGAGCATTTCAGCTATACACGCCAGGAATTATTCGATTTAGTAAAAATCAATAAATACGAGAATTTCTATGACGTTTTAGATCACCACGGAAAAGGCGACGGATGCGAAATTTGCAAACCAGTTGTCGCTTCAATTTTCTCTAGTATTTATAATGATACCGCAAATAAACATGTAACAACACAAGACACAAACGATAGATTTTTAGCAAACATTCAAAGAAACGGAACGTATTCTGTTGTTCCAAGAGTTGCAGGAGGTGAAATTACAGCCGAAAAGCTAATCGTAATTGGCGAAGTAGCCAAACAATTTGATTTGTACACTAAAATCACTGGAGCACAAAGAGTGGATTTATTCGGAGCGCATTTGAGTGATTTGCCAAAAATCTGGAAAATCTTAATCGATAACGGTTTTGAAAGTGGGCATGCTTACGGAAAATCACTTCGTGCCGTAAAAAGCTGCGTTGGAAATGCTTGGTGCCGTTACGGAATGGACGACAGCGCCGGATTTGCTATCGAACTAGAAAACAGATATAAAGGAATTCGTTCTCCTCATAAACTTAAAGGTGGCGTTTCAGCCTGCATTCGCGAATGCGCAGAAGCACGTGGAAAAGATTTCGGATTAATTGCTGTTGAAGGCGGATGGAATTTATACATCGCTGGAAATGGCGGTGCAAATCCTAAACACGCCGTTTTATTGGCTGAAAAAATCGACAAAGAAACCGTGATCAAATATATGGACAGATTCTTAATGTATTATATAAGAACTGCTGGCCCGCTGATTCGAACTTCAACTTGGTTAGAAAAACTAGACGGAGGTTTAGATTATCTAAAAGAAGTCATTATCGAAGACAGTTTAGGAATCTGCGAAACGCTTGAAGCCGAAATGCAGACATTAGTAAACACTTTCGAATGCGAATGGAAACAAGTTCTAGAAAAACCAAGATTATTGAAACGTTTCAATCACTTTATAAACTCAGACGAGAAAGACGATAATGCTGTTTTTGTTCCGTTAAGAGATCAAAAAGCACCAAAAGCCTGGTCATAA
- the nirD gene encoding nitrite reductase small subunit NirD, giving the protein MEEILNQYETVHASDATIWFKAGKIEDFPTNRGGCIKYKNKQIAIFNFARRNEWYACQNACPHKMEMVLSRGMTGSADDIPKIACPMHKKTFSLVDGSNLNGDDYRIATYPVKVVENEVFVGFVD; this is encoded by the coding sequence ATGGAAGAAATCTTAAATCAATACGAAACAGTTCATGCGAGCGATGCAACAATTTGGTTCAAAGCAGGTAAAATAGAAGATTTTCCAACCAATCGCGGCGGATGCATCAAATACAAAAACAAGCAAATTGCCATTTTTAATTTTGCCCGCAGAAATGAATGGTATGCGTGCCAAAACGCCTGCCCACACAAAATGGAAATGGTGCTTTCAAGAGGAATGACAGGATCTGCAGATGATATTCCTAAAATCGCATGCCCAATGCACAAAAAGACATTTTCTCTGGTTGATGGTTCAAATTTAAACGGCGACGATTACCGAATTGCAACTTATCCTGTAAAGGTTGTTGAGAACGAAGTTTTTGTTGGCTTTGTAGATTAG
- a CDS encoding DUF4202 domain-containing protein, producing MTTPFQKASEWIDAENAQDPNIEIDQNQEFPKELLYSNRMYERLMQFEPNASEEIQIASKAQHICRWKVARESYPMDRVGYLKWREELKKFHAKTTAEILQKAGYDQTFIDRVSFLIEKKLLKKDAETQLLEDVICLVFLEYYLEPFVHKHDEEKLKNIIKKTWDKMSDKGHQEALKINYSEENLNLIKASLGL from the coding sequence ATGACTACACCTTTCCAAAAAGCAAGCGAATGGATTGATGCTGAAAATGCACAAGATCCGAACATCGAAATCGATCAAAACCAGGAATTTCCTAAAGAATTATTGTATTCGAACAGGATGTACGAAAGACTAATGCAGTTTGAACCAAATGCATCTGAAGAAATTCAGATCGCATCAAAAGCACAGCATATCTGCCGATGGAAAGTTGCCCGAGAATCGTATCCAATGGATCGTGTTGGTTATTTGAAGTGGAGAGAAGAACTTAAAAAATTCCACGCCAAAACTACTGCCGAAATTCTCCAAAAAGCCGGTTATGATCAAACTTTTATTGACCGCGTTTCCTTTTTAATTGAAAAAAAACTGCTTAAAAAAGACGCCGAAACCCAATTACTGGAAGATGTAATTTGTCTTGTGTTTTTAGAATATTACTTAGAACCTTTCGTTCATAAACATGATGAAGAAAAACTTAAAAATATCATCAAAAAAACCTGGGATAAAATGTCGGACAAAGGGCATCAGGAAGCCTTAAAAATCAACTATTCTGAAGAAAATTTAAACCTTATAAAAGCTTCTTTAGGATTGTAA